DNA sequence from the Perca flavescens isolate YP-PL-M2 chromosome 3, PFLA_1.0, whole genome shotgun sequence genome:
gTGGAGGCAAACGGCAGAACGCTACAACTacgaccggaagcgtggaacagatcgtgcagtttTGTTAATCCtcgtaaaacaggattatcatctGTGCATACGCGAACATCATGCACATGATGGAACGTGCTGGCAGCACAGATCAGGTATCGACAGTTGGTCTAAACTCTCCCCGTTACCATGGTAACAGTTAATGTGTGGGGTGGGGGCAAATAAGCAGCAGCTCATAAATATATAATGAGCAGCAGAAACAGCACACTCTGAAGGGAATGAATGAGTCTAATAGAGGTAGGTAAGAATCTTTTCCAACAAGCTATTTCCAGCAAACAACTCCAAAACATGTTTTCTGGAAGTCATAGAACTATTTTAACTTGTTGAAATATAGAAATAGGCACTTTAATAAAGCATAACGTTTAGAGAAATATCATATAAGAAGATAAATAATGATTGTGTTTATATGTTGAGTTTGGACTTTTGgtaatacagtatatgaaatccCCTCTCAGCATGTTTAAATATATGCTGCTCTATTCTAAACAAGTTGGAAACATGATCATTAATCGTGACTGAATTAAGGAATATTAAACGAGAGGGTGTGATTATAGGTCAATATTGGCAGGACAGTGATGCGGCCAAGACCAAGGCGCTGGCTGAAGTGATAATATGATGTTAAATCAAACTCTCTTGTGTAATAAAGTGATTATATAACAACGGTTACCAACTAAATAAAACTTATAATCAaattgtattcatattgtggggcAATTCGCTCtacaaataaagaaaagcaATAGAGAGGATTTTTAGTCCCTCCATGTCAAACgttagtcagtcagtcatcttaagcttacattttctttgtaacAGTAGAGATTGTGGAATTTTCCAAAACGTAATAACTAccgcacatataaacaccaaaCTGCTTAGCTAACTTAATCCAATTATAACAAAAATATCTacggaaaaaaatattttattggaAGGAAACAAGTTATTATATTTAACTCCTGTTGAAAGATATAAGGAGTATTTTATGATGAATAAATCCCacttacagagctttgttggaggctttgaccactggtagcagcctcagaagagcctcctctgaagcaccgtatttcttcaggtcaaacacgtccagatctttctctgatgacagtaagatgaagaccagagctgaccactgagcaggagacagtttatctgtggagagacttcctgaacTCAGGGACCGCTGGATCTGCTCCACTAGAGAACAATCATTtagttcattcagacagtggaacagattgatgcttctctctgcagacagattctcattgatcttcttcttgatgtactCCACTGTTTCCTGATTGGTCACTGAGCTACTTCTTGTCTGTGTCAGCAGGCCTCGTAagagattctgattggtctgcacagaaagacccaggaggaagcgaaggaacaagtccaggtgtccatttggagtctgtaaggccttgtccacagcactctggtaGAAGTGTGTCTCTGCAGATAGAGGGTACATTGTTTGACCCTGGTAGAGGTTTGTCTCTACTGGTTGGTGGTACCTTGTTTGTCCCTGGTAGAGGCGTGTCTCTGCTGCTTGAGGGTAGATGGTTTGTCCCTGGTAGAGGCGTGTCTCTGCTGCTTGAGGGTAGATTGTTTGTCCCTGGTAGAGGTGTGCCTCTGCAGGTTTATGGATTGTATGTCCCTGGTAGAACTGCGTTGATGTTGTTGGTTCTTCTGacagcaggttgactccagagttggtgaatgtcagatggacatgaagagcagccagaaactcctgaacactcagatgaaCGAAGCTGAAAACCTTGTCCCggtacagtcctctctcctctttaaagatctgtgtgaatATTCCTGAGCACACTGAGGCTGCTCTGATATCAATGCcacactctgtcaggtctgattcatagaagatcaggttaCCTTTCCGCAGCTGCTCAAAGGccagttttcccagagactGGATGATCTTCCTGCTCTTTTTATTCCAGTGTGGATCTGTCTCAGCTCCTCTATCATACTTGATGTTCTTCActttggactgaaccaccaggaagtggatgtacatctcagACAGGGTCTTGGGCAGTTCTCGTCCCACTCTGGTCTTCAACATgtcctccagaactgtagcagtgatccagcagaagactgggatgtggcacatgatgtggaggcttcgtgatctcttgatgtgggagatgattctgttggcctgctcctcatctctgaatttcttcctgaagtactcctccttctgtgggtcagtgaaccctctgatctctgtcaccatgtcaacacacccaggagggatctgattggctgctgcaggtcgtgtggttatccagaggcgagcagagggaagcagattccccctgatgaggtttgCCAGCAGCTCAACCACTGAGGTGGACTTcgtaacatcagtcaggattTTTGTGTTGtggaagtccagaggaagtcgacactcatccagaccgtcaaagatgaacacaaccgggaactcttcaaacctgcagattccttcttctttggtttcactaaagaagtgatgaacaagttccaccaagctgaacttttcctctttcagcacattcagctctctgaaggtgaatggaaatatgaactggatgtcctggttggctttatcttcagcccagtccagagtgaacttctgtgttaagactgttttcccgatgccagccactcccgttgtcatcactgttctgattggttcatctcttccagatggggttttaaagatgtcttcttgtctgattgttgtttctggtctgtctggtttcctggatgctgtttcaatctgtctgacctcatgttcagcattgacctctgcagtccctccctttgtgatgtagatctctgtgaacatctgattcagaagggttgggtttcctgctatagcaatcccctcaaacacacactggaacttcTTGTTTAGGTTAGATTTGAGTTTATGCTTACAAACTCCAGCTGGACTTCctgaatgaaaacagaaaaaaaaaaaactaatttagtaATTTTATAAAGAAAACAGGAACATACTTTGACCCTTCTCGGGATACAttaaaaggtaaaggtactttattgtcacatacacatacatgcatttaACAAATCCCTCAAGCCATTTACAACTCCAACTCCAGATCTTTGCCAGTGCCTTGCTAAAAAGGCattgactggagaacctagtacatgtttttttttatgttgggggaaaccggagcaccaaCGCAAACACgagcagaacatacaaactccacacagaatgGCTCGGGATTTAAACCAGGAACCTTCttgccacagtgctaaccatcgGGCCACCACGCTGCCATAGTAAATGTCAAATTAATCCAGCAAGTTAAATCTTTAGAGAAATCCTCTTACTGCTCTGCAGACGGTCAGCCAGCTCGTCCTGCTTCATTCTCTTCAGaaagtgcagtgtgatcttcagaaatgcctctctgctgctcctctgctcttcatcctcaccctccctctgactctctgagcATTCTGGGTAATCTGGACTCAGAACCTTCTGGATCTTCTTCAGCTCATTCTTCACATAAGTGATGATGTTCTCCTCCAGCCACTAGAACAGACGGATTATATGAATGACAAATTAAACTGAAATCATGGAAGCAAACATATCTATGTTGGACAGCCTGACAATCAACTGGTCTGAAAAGTGCAGCATGGATATGATTGTGAACAGAATAGATGTGAAAGTAGTAGTTATACATGTAGAGACCATAAATATGGAGTCCAAgtgtgtttgatgctgctgGGCAGACTGACCACTGGGAACCTCTGAGCTCTCCTGGTCCACTCTGTGGAGGAATCAGGAAGAATTAGCTCACATAATGTCTGTCCatacagatacaaacacaagGTAAAGTTCCTGTGACTTAAAGTGTTGATTACAACGTTCAATCAATTGAATCAACAGAAAGAACTAAGAAGTAAACAAGGGCTACAAATTTGGTTGGCCTAAAGGACTCCTGAAGCAGCAGACTGGTCTGAGTGAGGAAGACTGCTCACTTTGCCCGGTCAGCTCCCAGATGACGTCATGTTCTGCTGTGTGTTTAGAAATGGTGAATATATGGGTGCCTGGGTGGCCTAGTGGTAGAGCCATCCATATGTAGAGGCTCAGTGCTCGACGCAGAGGTTGTGGGTTTGATTATGACCTGTGAcactttcctgcatgtcatcccccccctcccctttcatgtctaggCTGTcactaataaaggcctaaataccaaataaaaagaagaggtaattttacagctcacagcaacttaatacaatCTAGTCTGACAGAGATGATGCTTATGTGAAATACTTCTAAAATACTATGTCTATGAATCTCATTATATGATACTGATAACTTACTTTCTGTCAGATGGATGtctttgtttaaaataaattaaagcatGCTTTGACTGGTCGGTCTTAAAGGACAAACAGCTGGGTCCAGGCTCAGGAGACTCTGGTCCCTGCTGCTGGAtcctgaaacaaaaacagataaatGTGCATATTGAAAAAATCTTTTAACATAGACAacaactgtttttatttcaaatattaGTAATGTGTgtcagtttttaattatttcctTCCATCATACTACGGATAAGAACTGATACTTATACCAAATATAATAATGCAACAGGCTATATAAATAATTTGTTAACAGCTGAATGCTAATAACGACTTACTTTTTGtcagaaacatgtttaaaattcaTAATATCGGCCTTTGACCGGTTGCTCTtaaaggacacacagctgggttcaggctCAGGATCaagttcaggttcaggttcaggttcaggttcaggttcagcaggGTCTGCTCTGTGATGGGTCCtgatagaaaaacacatttattgagTGTCATGTTCAGTAGTCTCttatagccagaccttcctccacagctctgtgtctggatttaccctgcagagatctgaggagcagttaaccatagtcctcacaaatccaccagagtttagaacaccaacacaaagacagaggaaggggacagaCATCTGGCTGAAGAGGAGgtacatccggcggaatttccagcggcaacggaacaatcccggaaatgaaagttgtggatatagactaaatcttttctaacaaatgttttgtttaggGCTGAAACAATTCATCGAGTAACGCAAATAATTCAATTATCAAAAATCCTCGAGGTAAATCATTTTGCCTCGAGGATCTTTAATAATCAATGTAGGTAACATTGATTAAAGGTTTGTTTAATCAATGTTACCTACATTGTATGGCTCACGGTGTTTTCGCACAGAGGATTATTACTGTTGCACACCGGGCTGAcgctgctgctggcgacacatgccatgaagacaaaatgaaaaaaagagcgTAAGggactaagagaagagacaggctggagagaACAACAGAAAGGTTCCAAAGTTTACAATCAGTTCAAACATGATTAAAAGTAAAACTctgtatagtgtgtcaaaatcgctagcttaccacaataatagcacaacaccaaacacaacaactaacaaaaacaaaaggcaaGAAAATACATAGTGGCgaccacaatttgatctaaagagccgacttgttgactatcccttcAGAAAAACAGCTGACTGTTGACTCTGActcagacccagactcttggtaggcggtgtctgacgggccggtggGGGCcagatgaacagtggtgataacagtcacattagaagtcacagtgacttcgaaggttatcgtggaagttcatgtcatagcagggcacatcgtgtcatactgagtagtgcagtctcctataccggatcctgactactctgtacgtatgaacatcacagcagggcgttgcgggatataacgtggcactgcagagcacAGGTGGGTgttgcggatgcagcaggatgcagcaggacgcagaaggacgcagcaggatgcagccggagtaaactccccagagctaggttagtaacaagcatttctgggacaggatgtgTTGTTTAATTAATATCGATGGTGCGTTGCTGTGTAGAGAGGAATCTGCTGACCATAAAGGTTTATTCACATTGAGGAAATCAGCATCAATTgacaagccctgcagagctcggagaggacAGCTTCTCAGATTCTCAAAAGTCACTCTGGCTTTCTTTGTTCGAACACGGTATATATTCTATAACATATGTAAcatagatgggggaggaaacaatGCTTTGACCAATGGCTAAAAGCCAACTGGCCTTATCGCGAGGCCCCACTGATAAGTATTACAAATGTTTTCCAGAGAGGTATCTTCTGAAAGTAGAGTAAGGTTCATCTTGGTTTCTCTGTTACCCAAAGCTTAAATACAAGTCATATAGAATATGCCGATAAAATAGGATGACAATACACCTcagatgcatacaaaagtaacaagtagagatgagagagcagctcagtgtgtcataggaaggaaggaacttccccggcagtctagaattataatagcataactaagagaggcaggttaaagagaggtgcctggtcgggctagaactctccccaaccggatcgggctgtactggcctgcctccctctactctcactatattattaattatataataaataaaactgatgactacgaagagaagcaggtgggccgggttaggtggatgctgcaactcctcactccctaattataagctttatcaaagaggagggttttcagtttactcttaaatgtggtgagttgggagaaaaaaagtgggagctggttccacaggaaaagagcctgatagctgaaggctctggcccccagtctactctTAGAGACtttaggaaccacaagtagctctgcattctgggagcgtagtgctctactaggacaataaggtactaagagctcttctaggtatgatggtgcttgaccatatagagctttgtaggtcaggtgGAGGATTttaagccagtgcagagaagccaatactggagaaatatgatctcatCTCTTAGTtatcgtcagaacacgtgctgcagcactCTGAATCAGCTGGAGAGaccttaagggacttatttgagcaacctgataagaaggaattgcagtaatctagtccaaaagtaacgaatgcatggactattttttcagcatcgttttgagacaggatattcctaattttggcaatgttacgaatatggaaaaaggctattcttgaggtttgttttaaatgggcgttgaaggatatatcctgatcaaaaataactcctaaatttctgacagtagtgctggagaccagggcaataccatccagagtagctatatctttagataatgaagttcggaggtgcgTTGGTcccatcacaataacttcagttttatttgaGTTTAACAttaggaaattgtgggtcatccaggattttatatctttaatacacgcttgaagtttagctaactgaccactttcgtctggcttaattgacagatataattgggtgtcgtctgcgtaacagtgaaagttaatttttaagtttcctaataatattacctagaggaagcatgtataaggaaaatagaattggtccaagcactgagccttgaggaatgCCATGCTAACTTTAGcatgcttggagggtttatcgttAATGTTAACAAAGTGGGATcgctcagagaaataggacttaaaccagtttagtgcgattcctttaatgccaactaagtgttcgagtcactgtaacaggatagtatggtcaatagtgtcaaatgcagcacttagatctagtagaacaagaatggagacaagtcctttgtctgcagcagttagaaggtcgttagtaattttcaccagtgccgtctctgtgctatgattctttctaaatcctgattgaaagtcatcaaataaactattg
Encoded proteins:
- the LOC114553062 gene encoding NACHT, LRR and PYD domains-containing protein 3-like, with the translated sequence MEERRRKRLIQNEGEEHIEIKSRRLRTHHRADPAEPEPEPEPEPELDPEPEPSCVSFKSNRSKADIMNFKHVSDKKIQQQGPESPEPGPSCLSFKTDQSKHALIYFKQRHPSDRKVDQESSEVPSGQSAQQHQTHLDSIFMWLEENIITYVKNELKKIQKVLSPDYPECSESQREGEDEEQRSSREAFLKITLHFLKRMKQDELADRLQSRSPAGVCKHKLKSNLNKKFQCVFEGIAIAGNPTLLNQMFTEIYITKGGTAEVNAEHEVRQIETASRKPDRPETTIRQEDIFKTPSGRDEPIRTVMTTGVAGIGKTVLTQKFTLDWAEDKANQDIQFIFPFTFRELNVLKEEKFSLVELVHHFFSETKEEGICRFEEFPVVFIFDGLDECRLPLDFHNTKILTDVTKSTSVVELLANLIRGNLLPSARLWITTRPAAANQIPPGCVDMVTEIRGFTDPQKEEYFRKKFRDEEQANRIISHIKRSRSLHIMCHIPVFCWITATVLEDMLKTRVGRELPKTLSEMYIHFLVVQSKVKNIKYDRGAETDPHWNKKSRKIIQSLGKLAFEQLRKGNLIFYESDLTECGIDIRAASVCSGIFTQIFKEERGLYRDKVFSFVHLSVQEFLAALHVHLTFTNSGVNLLSEEPTTSTQFYQGHTIHKPAEAHLYQGQTIYPQAAETRLYQGQTIYPQAAETRLYQGQTRYHQPVETNLYQGQTMYPLSAETHFYQSAVDKALQTPNGHLDLFLRFLLGLSVQTNQNLLRGLLTQTRSSSVTNQETVEYIKKKINENLSAERSINLFHCLNELNDCSLVEQIQRSLSSGSLSTDKLSPAQWSALVFILLSSEKDLDVFDLKKYGASEEALLRLLPVVKASNKALLSGCNLSERSCEALSSVLSSQSSSLRELDLSNNHLQDSGGKLISDGLKSPHCTLETLSLSGCLISKEGCSSLVSALSSNPSHLRELDLSYNHAGDSGVKLLSEGLEDPLCRLDTLRLSGCNLSERSCEALSSVLSSQSSSLRGLDLSSNNLQDSGGKLISVGLKSPHCTLETLRLCGCNLSERSCGALSSVLSYQSSSLRELDLTNNNLQNSGVELISVGLKSPHCTMETLSLSGCLVSVEGCSSLVSALHSNPSHLRELDLSYNHPGDSGVKLLSEGLKDPLWRLETLRVEPAGVRWLTPGLRKYSCELTLDTNTVNRKLKLSDNNRKVTLVMGENQPYPDHPERFDCHQLLCRDGLTGRCYWEVERKGVVYISVSYRGISRIGDSRDCEFGSNDQSWSLTCSDRGYSVWHNNRPTSISSSSVSGRVAVYVDCPAGSLSFYTVSSDSLIHLYTFNTTFTQPLYPGIGFGFQSPDASVSLCPL